One part of the Schistocerca piceifrons isolate TAMUIC-IGC-003096 chromosome 7, iqSchPice1.1, whole genome shotgun sequence genome encodes these proteins:
- the LOC124805527 gene encoding uncharacterized protein LOC124805527, with amino-acid sequence MHMFVAAWNAFTQQTVIHCFENAGCGATSFVEDDIPEEDWNVIDVPETLTLQDFISSDNNVLTSTTTMDMSELFAADIGEKTEIDGDSGGDEDDDVEEVDSPSFSGAVEGLETVRRYISSFVVDESVLNIINQLERQLLKVRCAGRKQQAALLHDFQK; translated from the coding sequence ATGCATATGTTTGTTGCCGCCTGGAATGCATTCACACAACAAACTGTCATACACTGCTTTGAAAATGCTGGCTGTGGTGCTACATCGTTTGTGGAGGACGATATCCCTGAAGAAGATTGGAATGTTATAGATGTTCCTGAGACTTTGACACTGCAAGATTTTATTTCGTCTGATAATAATGTCCTTACTTCTACAACCACTATGGACATGAGTGAGCTGTTTGCTGCTGATATTGGTGAAAAAACTGAAATTGATGGTGACAGTGGTGGTGACGAGGATGATGATGTTGAAGAAGTGGATTCACCAAGTTTTTCTGGAGCTGTGGAAGGACTTGAGACTGTTAGAAGGTATATCTCATCCTTCGTTGTGGATGAGTCAGTTCTTAACATTATTAACCAGCTGGAACGGCAACTTCTAAAAGTACGCTGTGCTGGAAGGAAGCAGCAGGCTGCTCTTCTACATGATTTTCAGAAATAA